TGCTGCTGACGAACGACAGCGGCATTCACGAAATCAACCGGGAGATGCGGCAGGTGGACGCCTCTACGGACGTGCTGAGCTTTCCGGAGTTCGACCTTCGGCCCGGGGAGCTGCCCGCACCGGAGGACGCAGACCCGGGCACCGGCCTGGTGCCCCTGGGGGACATGGTGATCTCCATGGAGCATGTGGCGGCCCAGGCCAGGGAGTACGGCCACGCCAAACGGCGGGAGCTGAGCTATCTGGTGGTGCACTCTGTTCTGCACCTGCTGGGGTACGACCATCTGGACGAGGGGCCCCAGAAGGCCCAGATGCGGGCGAGAGAGGAAGCCATCCTGGGGGAGCTGGGCATCGGGCGGTGAATCACTCCCGGGGCAGGCCCCGGCCGGTGCGCAGGCCCAGCAGGAAAGCGTGGATGGCGGTGAACTCCAGGTTTTTTTCATAGCTTTCCAAGGCGTGATAACCCAACTCGTTATGAATCATATCCATGTGGAAGTTATAGTCGTCCGCTGGGACAGTGTCCAGGTAGGGCTTGATGTAGTGGAGATAAAGCCATATCATAAAGTCTGACATAGAAACCACCTTTCAAAAAACACCATTTTCACTGTGCTATGATGAAAAGATAACACAGTTAATTCGCGGTGTCAAGAGGAACAAAATGCTTTTGAAAGAAAGACTGCGAGAATTGCGCAAGGAGAAAAAAGAGACACAGGTTCAGGTAGCTGAGGCGATTGGGATTGTTGAGCAGCACTACCAGAAATTTGAGGGTGGTGTTAACCTCCCCAACCTGGAAAACGCCTGGAAGCTGGCGGACCACTTCGGCGTCACCATCGACTATCTGGTGGGGCGAAGCGACAAGCGGGGGTAACATGAGATGGGCCGCCGTCGCGGCGGCCTCGGGGATCTCTGCTCCCGCAGGGGGCTTGTCCGGCGGGATGCGCCCCCCATTCTCTTTTTGGTTGCGCCAAAAAGAGAATGCGCCGCGCCCGGTGGAAGAGAAAAAGCGCTTCGGCGGGGCGGTCTGCGCCAGCGCAGACCTCCTGCCGCCGGCGGGGGATGGTTGGCACTCCCTTGCAGAAGTCAGGGACGGAAACGCACCGCCCTTGGGGAATCCTTAGGCCCGGGGAGGTTCAGGGATACCCCTGCTTCGCTTTCCGCTGCCGCTCACGCTTCCGCGGAGAACCAGCCAGCGCGTAGCGACGCGGAACGCGCGAAAAGAGAAGCTGGTCAAATGCGATCTTGCACCCCGACGACCTCCGCACCATCCGCCACGGGTCGGCAGTTGGGGGAACCGCAGAAGACCTAAGCGTGCCCGAAGGCTAGGCAAAATCGGAGCAGGCACCGGTACGCCGACCCCCGTCAGCGCGGAGGGCCACTGCACCGGAGCGCGTCCAAGCGGCCTTTTCTTTTGGACCGTGCACGGCCCGTTTTCTTTTCGGCAAGACCGAAAAGAAAATGGGGGTGCATTGCCCAGCTATCATCATAGCTGCCATTCCGCGTCCAATGGGACGCACCCCAAACACTCCCGCCCCGGAACACCGAATCTGCCCCGTTGCATACACTATCCCGAGGTGATTTGGGATGACATTGCTGCAAGACGGTTTGATCGCGTTCTTCTCCGCGGTGGGCGTGACCACCCTGGTGTGGATCGTGGCAGGGGCCTTTTTCCGGGCGGGGCGGCCGGCGGTGCCGGGGCTGCTGCTGGTGCTGCCCCTGCGGGGAGAGGCCCTGGCCATGGAGGCGGACGTGCGGGAGCTGCGGCGCCTGCGGGGGCGCCTGCCCGGGGCCAGAATCGTGCTGGCGGACTGTGGGCTAACCCGGGACGCCCGGGCGCTGGCGGCCTATCTGGCGGACCGGGATCCGGGGGTGGCGCTGACGGACGGCGCTGTGATCCGTCTGGACGAAAACGAGCATACGAAAGAGGAAGAGCATGGAAGAGCTGGTCACCTGTGAGGGAACGGTACATAGCATCATTTTTCAAAATGCCGAGAACGGCTATACGGTCCTGCGCCTCCTGACGGAGGAGGGTGAGGTGATTACGGTGGTGGGCTGTATCCCCTGCGTGGCGCCGGGAGAGCACCTGGCGGTCTCCGGCGTGCCGGAGACCCACCCCCAGCACGGGGAACAGCTCCGGGCGGTGGAGCTGGAGCGGAGCCTGCCGGAGGACGAGGAGGAGATCTTCAGCTATCTCTCCTCAGGCATCTGCAAGGGGGTGGGCCCCGCCACCGCGCGGCGGATTGTGGAGCGGTTCGGGGCGGAGACCCTGGACGTTCTGGAGCGGGAGCCGGAGCGCCTGACCACGCTCAAAGGCGTCACCGCCCGCAAGGCCCAGGAGATCGCGGAGAGCTTCCGCCAGCACATGGGCCTGCGGCGGCTGATGGCCTTTCTGGCCCAGTACCAGCTGCCTCCTGTCCTGGCTATGGAGCTGCGGCGGCAGTACGGCGACGCGGCGCTGGAGAAGGTGCGGGAGAATCCCTACCTCCTCTCCGGCGAGGCGTGCGGGGTGGAGTTCTCCGTCACCGACGGGATCGCCATGGGCATGGGGCTGGCTGCGGACAGCGACCAGCGGCTCCAGGCGGCGGTGACCTTTGAGCTGAGCCACAATGAAAACAACGGCCACGTGTTCCTGCCCCGGAACAAGCTGATCTCCGCCACGACCCAGCTGCTGGACAGCGGGGCGGAGCTGGTGGAGCAGGCTCTGGACAGCCTCATTGAACGGGGCGCGGTGGTCCAGGAACAGGTGGCCCATGTGGAGGCCTGCTACCTCCGGCGGCTGTGGGAGGCGGAGTGTTCCGCCTGCATCCGCCTGGCGGGGCTGCTGGCTGCGGATACAGACCGCAGTGCCCAGGCGGGCCGGGCGGTGGACGAGCTGGAGGCCCAGCAGGGCATCACCTATGCGCCCCTGCAGCGGCAGGCGGTGGAGCTGGCCGCCCGGACGGGGGTGCTGGTCCTCACGGGAGGCCCCGGCACCGGCAAGACCACCACAGTCCGGGGCATCGTGGCCCTGTTCCGGCGGATGGGCCTGGAGATCGTCCTGGCGGCCCCCACCGGGCGGGCGGCCAAGCGCATGAGCGAGCTGACCGGCATGGAGGCCCAGACGGTCCACCGGATGCTGGGGATGAGCTGGAACGACGTCACCCATCAGGTGACGTTCCAAAAGACGGAAAAGGAGCCGCTGGAGGCGGACGCGGTGATCGTGGATGAGATGTCCATGGTGGACCTGGCGCTGTTTTCCGCTCTGCTGCGGGCCCTGCGGCCCGGCACCCGGCTGGTGCTGGTGGGGGATGCGGACCAGCTGCCCTCCGTGGGGGCGGGAAACGTGTTCTCCGACCTGATCCGCAGCGGCAGGGTGGAGACGGTGTTCCTCCGGGAGGTGTTCCGCCAGGCGGAGCAGTCGGCCATCATCCGCAACGCCCACGCGGTGAACCTGGGCCAGCCGCCCCAGCTGGCCAACAACCAGGGAGACTTCTTCTTCCTCTGCCGCCGGGATGGGGAGCGGACCCTCTCCACGGTGGTGGAGCTGTGCAAAACCCGGCTGCCGGACCACATGGGCATCCCGGCGGACCAGATCCAGGTGCTGACGCCCACCCGGAAGGGGCCCAGCGGCACGGAGAATCTGAACCGCTGTCTTCAGGCGGCGCTGAACCCGCCGGCGGCGGACAAACGGGAGATCCAGTGGGGAGAGCGGCTGTTCCGCACCGGAGACCGGATCATGCAGACGAAAAACAACTACAACGTGGTATGGGAAAAGGCGGACGGCACCGTGGGCACCGGCATGTTCAACGGAGACGTGGGAAGGATCGTGGAGATCGACCCGTCCGGAGAGCTGCTGGTGGTGAACTTTGATGACCGGATCGCCACGTACACGCTGGATATGCTCAATGAGATCGATCTGGCCTATGCCATGACGGTCCACAAGGCCCAGGGCAGCGAGTACCAGTGCGTGGTGCTGGCGGCCATGCCGGCAGCGCCGTCCCTGATGGTGCGGGGAGTGCTGTACACGGCCCTGACCCGTGCAAGAGAGCTTCTGATCGTGGTGGGGGACGACGCGGCCATCCGGGCCATGGCGGCCAACGACCGTCAGCAGCGGCGGTATTCCGGCCTCCGGTGGAGGCTGGCACATTTTGCGGATCCGGCGGAGAGATAAAGGCCGCCAGGTTTGCTGCCGGTGGAGGATGGGGTGCGTCCCATTGGACGCGGGACGGGCAGTTATGCTGCTGGCTGGGCAGATACACCCCCGTTTCCCTTTTGGAAAGACAAAAGAGAAACGGGGGCTGTATCCCTGCTGGACCAGCCCCTGCGGGAGCAGACACCCCGAGGCCGCCATCCGGCGTCCCCTGCGTATCCGCCCAGCCGTCATGGCTGAGTTTTGCAGATGGAAACTGACGCCAACGGTTTCATAGAACAGGCGTGCAACACGGACCCATATGGGTCCCATTTTTTTACCTTTCCTCCATAGAATAAAGCAAAATCGGACCGAAACAGGTCCTGTTGCGGAGGCGTCTATGGAGGAGCAGAAGATCAAGCAGGACATCCGGATTGGAGCCAATATTCGGCGGATCCGAAAAAATCGAGGCATCAAGCCCATGGCACTGGTCCGCCTGCTCCAGCTGGAGGGCGTGGAAATCACCCGGGAATCGCTGGTGAAGATTGAACGAGGGGCTCAGCATATCAAGGCTTCCCAGCTCCGGGGTATCCGTGACGCTTTGCATACCACGTATGACGAACTGCTGGCGGAGGCAGAGAAACGATGAGCCTGCTGTCCGCCCTCCTGGACCTCATCTTCCCAGCCAAGTGCCCCTTCTGCGGCCGTGTTTTGGACAGACCGGGCATCTGTGACACCTGTCGCGGGGAGCTTCCCTGGACGGAGGGAGCCGACGCCCTGCGCCGGGGGCCCGGCGGCTTTCTCTGCGCGGCGCCTCTGTGGTACCAGGGCCTGGCCCGAGAGGGGCTCCACCGCTTCAAGTTCCGGGGGATGTCCTCTGCTGCGGCGCCCCTGGGAGAGCTGATCGCCGGGTGCGCGGCGGAGCACTTCTCCGGAGCGTTCGACACGGTGACCTGGGTACCTGTCAGCCCCAGGCGCCTGCGTCAGCGGGGGTATGACCAGGCCCGCCTGCTGGCGGAGAGCGCCTGCCGCCTGTGGGAGACGAAGCCGCTGCCGCTGCTGCGCAAGACCGTCCACAACCCCGCCCAGTCGGGACTGAAGGAAGCTGCCGCCCGCCGGGCCAATGTGCTGGGGGTCTATGAGGCGGTGGACCCGGAGCGGATCTCGGGGCATCGTATCCTGCTGGTGGACGACATCTGCACCACCGGCGCCACCTTGGCAGAGTGCGCCCGGGTGCTGCGGGAGGCCGGAGCGGCAGACGTGGTCTGCGCCGCAGCGGCCTTGACGCCGCTGGAGAGGGACAGCGGGAAAAAGGCCTGAATCGGTGGAAATTGTTCACAAATTAGTGTTGCATTCCCAGGAAACTGCCAGTATAATAAAGACTGTATGATTGTTCGCGGGAAAACCGCTTATACTATAAGACAGAAAGATCAAATGAGGTGGAGTCAGTATGTCCATGACGAAGGATATCGGTATCGATCTGGGTACCGCGTCGGTTTTGGTATATGTAAAGGGGAAGGGAATCGTCCTGAACGAGCCGTCCGTGGTGGCCATGGACAAGACAACCGGCAAGCTGCTGAAGGTGGGCGCAGAGGCTCAGGCCATGCTGGGCCGGACCCCCGGCAACATCATCGCCATCCGCCCCCTGCGGGAGGGCGTCATCTCCGACTACGACATGACGGAGCGGATGCTGCGGGAGTTTATCCACAAGGTGGCGGGCGTGTCCTTCTTCAAGCCCCGGGTCATCATCTGCGTGCCCTCCGGCATTACGGAGGTCGAGGAGCGCGCCGTCATCGACGCGGGCATCCAAGCTGGCGCCCGGAAGGTCTACCTCATTGAAGAACCGGTGGCCGCAGCCATCGGCGCTGGCATCGACATCACCCAGCCCGACGGTCACATGGTGGTGGACATCGGCGGCGGCACCGCGGACATCGCTGTCATCTCCCTGTCCGGCGTGGTGGAGAGCGCCTCCATCAAGATCGCCGGCGACCAGCTGAACGAGGCCGTGGTCAAGTACATGCGCCGCAAGCACAACCTGCTGGTGGGCGAGCGCACCGCTGAGGAGATGAAGAAGCAGATCGGCTGTGTCTTCCCCAAGGACGAGGAGGAGACCATGGACGTGAAGGGCCGCTGCCTGCTGACCGGCCTGCCCAAGGTGGTCACCGTCAGCTCCACGGAGATGATGGATGCCTTTGAGGAGCCGGTGGAGCGGATCATGGAGGCCATCCACTCCGTACTGGAGCGGACGCCGCCGGAGCTGGTGGCGGACATCTCCACCAACGGCATCGTCATGACGGGCGGCGGCAGCCTGGTCTCCGGCTTTGATAAGCTGGTGACGGCCCGGACCGGCATTCACACAGTGATTGCCGACGACGCTATCAGCTGTGTGGCGCTGGGCACCGGCAAGAGTCTGGACTCCCTGAACGCCATGCAGGACGGCACGATGAATCTCAGCCGCCGCAAGCAGATGAACTGATGTGTGACGCAGCGGCCGCGGGCTGGCACCCGCGGCCGTTTTCTCCGCTGACAGCCCGGAGAGCTGTTGCGAAAACGACTGCACCCCTGCGGAGCGGGGCATATACTTTGCGGGAAGAGTAGGAAACGGCACAGGCATATCCCGTGCTTTACGATCAAGGACAAGGAATGAAAGTATGCTAGAGTTCAAACCAGTGACAAAGCAGGAGGCCCCCCGCCTCCGGCGGTATTACCAGACCTGTGAGTTCGGCCTGTGTGAGTATTCCGTGGGCACCAAGCTCATGTGGAAGGCCGCGCTCCACCCGGCCTGGGCGGAGATTGCCGGATGCCTGGTGGTCCGCAATGAGATCGACGGCCAGGTAGTCTTCGACTACCCGGTTCCCGGCCCGGAGGGGGACGAGGATGCGGCCCTGGAGGCCATTGAGAACGACTGTCTGGAGCGGGGTATCCCCCCGGTGATCTCTGTGGTGCCGGAGTGCAGGGCCGCCAAGCTGCTGGGCCGGTATCCCTATGTGCGGGTCAGCGATGTGCGGACCTGGCGGGACTACGTCTATTACCGGGAGGATTTGCAGTTCTTCGCCGGGCGGCGGTACTCCGGCCAGCGGAACCACATCAACAAGTTCCGGTCCAAGTGGCCGGATGCGCAGTTCCGCCCCCTGACGGCGGCGGACGCACCGGTGATCGAGCAGTTCTGGCAGGACTATGAGGCGGAGTTCCCCAAGGACAGCAACGCCAAGGCCAAAAATGAGCTGGAGCTGGCCAAAAAGATGCTGAAGATGACCGGCAAGCCCTACTTTTTCACCGGCGGCATGTTTGACGGGGAGAAGCTGATCGCCCTGTCCCTGGCGGAAAAGTGTGGGGACACCCTGATCATCCACATTGAAAAGGCCCTCTACTCCTATACCGGTGTATATCCTGCGCTGGTCCAGGCATTCGCCGACGCCTTTGGCGATGGCTGCCAGTGGATCAACCGGGAGGATGACGCGGCGGACAAGGGCCTCAGGACTTCCAAGCTCCAGTACGGCCCGGCCAGGCTGGCGCCCAAGTACCGGTTCGATCCCCAGAATGAGCTGCTGAACCACGTGCAGGCCATTCCGGAGCTGAAGACGGAGCGGCTGACCCTCTCCGCCCTGACAGAGGCGGATATCCCCGCCTACAACGCCCTGGTGCTGGACGCCGACCGGAACCGCTGGTGGGGCTATGACGATGTGGGCGGCCTGGGCGGCCGGGTGGAGGAGCGGAGCTTCTTCGACGTGGCGAAACGGGATTTTGAAAACCGGCAGGCGGTGAACTTTGCCGTCCGGCTGGATGGGAAGCTCATCGGCGAGGCGGTGCTGTACCGGTTCGACTGCCGGGGCGGCGCGGAGCTGGGCTGCCGGATTGACAAGGCATACGCCGGAAACGGATACGGCACCGAGGCCTTCGCTGCTGTGGCGGAGTGGGGCCTGTACAAAATCCATCTGAGCCGGGTGGTGGCCAAGTGTTACAAGGAGAACCAGGCGTCCTACAAGATGTTGTCGGCCTGTATGCGGAAGAAGGGGGAGGACGACACCTTCTTCTACTTTGAAAAGCTGGTATAAAGCCCATGCCGCCGGTGCCTCAGCACCGGCGGCATGTTTTGATTCAGATGTGCAGATCCGACCGGCGGCAGAAACCGCCTGGGAGAAGGCCCAGCTCCGCGGCCTTGGTGGCTGGGATCCGGCGGGAGAGGCGCTTTCCGGTCCGGTCCTCTGCCAGCACCCACATCTGGGACTCGGCCAGGACCTCCCCGCAGCAAAAGTCCACCGGCTCCAGTTTCAGGATGCGCAGCGCCCCTTCGGCGGGAGCCGTCACTGCAGGTACTCCGGGCCAAAGCTGTGGGGCAGCAGTTCTTCCAGGGTGAAGGTCCGCTCCTCTCCGGCGCCGTTGAGACAGATGATCTCGATGTTGGGGGCAAACTCCCGCAGCACCTGGCGGCACACGCCGCAGGGGACGCA
This DNA window, taken from Dysosmobacter welbionis, encodes the following:
- the ybeY gene encoding rRNA maturation RNase YbeY, with amino-acid sequence MAKRHYIPVTADVPGAASEGNCALIRKVIRTALAAEGVDVPCEVDVLLTNDSGIHEINREMRQVDASTDVLSFPEFDLRPGELPAPEDADPGTGLVPLGDMVISMEHVAAQAREYGHAKRRELSYLVVHSVLHLLGYDHLDEGPQKAQMRAREEAILGELGIGR
- a CDS encoding helix-turn-helix domain-containing protein, whose protein sequence is MKERLRELRKEKKETQVQVAEAIGIVEQHYQKFEGGVNLPNLENAWKLADHFGVTIDYLVGRSDKRG
- the recD2 gene encoding SF1B family DNA helicase RecD2, translating into MEELVTCEGTVHSIIFQNAENGYTVLRLLTEEGEVITVVGCIPCVAPGEHLAVSGVPETHPQHGEQLRAVELERSLPEDEEEIFSYLSSGICKGVGPATARRIVERFGAETLDVLEREPERLTTLKGVTARKAQEIAESFRQHMGLRRLMAFLAQYQLPPVLAMELRRQYGDAALEKVRENPYLLSGEACGVEFSVTDGIAMGMGLAADSDQRLQAAVTFELSHNENNGHVFLPRNKLISATTQLLDSGAELVEQALDSLIERGAVVQEQVAHVEACYLRRLWEAECSACIRLAGLLAADTDRSAQAGRAVDELEAQQGITYAPLQRQAVELAARTGVLVLTGGPGTGKTTTVRGIVALFRRMGLEIVLAAPTGRAAKRMSELTGMEAQTVHRMLGMSWNDVTHQVTFQKTEKEPLEADAVIVDEMSMVDLALFSALLRALRPGTRLVLVGDADQLPSVGAGNVFSDLIRSGRVETVFLREVFRQAEQSAIIRNAHAVNLGQPPQLANNQGDFFFLCRRDGERTLSTVVELCKTRLPDHMGIPADQIQVLTPTRKGPSGTENLNRCLQAALNPPAADKREIQWGERLFRTGDRIMQTKNNYNVVWEKADGTVGTGMFNGDVGRIVEIDPSGELLVVNFDDRIATYTLDMLNEIDLAYAMTVHKAQGSEYQCVVLAAMPAAPSLMVRGVLYTALTRARELLIVVGDDAAIRAMAANDRQQRRYSGLRWRLAHFADPAER
- a CDS encoding helix-turn-helix domain-containing protein, whose amino-acid sequence is MEEQKIKQDIRIGANIRRIRKNRGIKPMALVRLLQLEGVEITRESLVKIERGAQHIKASQLRGIRDALHTTYDELLAEAEKR
- a CDS encoding ComF family protein; this translates as MSLLSALLDLIFPAKCPFCGRVLDRPGICDTCRGELPWTEGADALRRGPGGFLCAAPLWYQGLAREGLHRFKFRGMSSAAAPLGELIAGCAAEHFSGAFDTVTWVPVSPRRLRQRGYDQARLLAESACRLWETKPLPLLRKTVHNPAQSGLKEAAARRANVLGVYEAVDPERISGHRILLVDDICTTGATLAECARVLREAGAADVVCAAAALTPLERDSGKKA
- a CDS encoding rod shape-determining protein; the protein is MSMTKDIGIDLGTASVLVYVKGKGIVLNEPSVVAMDKTTGKLLKVGAEAQAMLGRTPGNIIAIRPLREGVISDYDMTERMLREFIHKVAGVSFFKPRVIICVPSGITEVEERAVIDAGIQAGARKVYLIEEPVAAAIGAGIDITQPDGHMVVDIGGGTADIAVISLSGVVESASIKIAGDQLNEAVVKYMRRKHNLLVGERTAEEMKKQIGCVFPKDEEETMDVKGRCLLTGLPKVVTVSSTEMMDAFEEPVERIMEAIHSVLERTPPELVADISTNGIVMTGGGSLVSGFDKLVTARTGIHTVIADDAISCVALGTGKSLDSLNAMQDGTMNLSRRKQMN
- a CDS encoding GNAT family N-acetyltransferase, which produces MLEFKPVTKQEAPRLRRYYQTCEFGLCEYSVGTKLMWKAALHPAWAEIAGCLVVRNEIDGQVVFDYPVPGPEGDEDAALEAIENDCLERGIPPVISVVPECRAAKLLGRYPYVRVSDVRTWRDYVYYREDLQFFAGRRYSGQRNHINKFRSKWPDAQFRPLTAADAPVIEQFWQDYEAEFPKDSNAKAKNELELAKKMLKMTGKPYFFTGGMFDGEKLIALSLAEKCGDTLIIHIEKALYSYTGVYPALVQAFADAFGDGCQWINREDDAADKGLRTSKLQYGPARLAPKYRFDPQNELLNHVQAIPELKTERLTLSALTEADIPAYNALVLDADRNRWWGYDDVGGLGGRVEERSFFDVAKRDFENRQAVNFAVRLDGKLIGEAVLYRFDCRGGAELGCRIDKAYAGNGYGTEAFAAVAEWGLYKIHLSRVVAKCYKENQASYKMLSACMRKKGEDDTFFYFEKLV